In Halovivax gelatinilyticus, the following are encoded in one genomic region:
- a CDS encoding glutamate-cysteine ligase family protein, producing the protein MNTSLEVEYWVVDGDGDLVSSDPLLDVADWIVPEFVEPVIEIKTSPCSSMAELRAEFLDRIETVVDAARDRGRRLVPLATPLSAPPAEIPYREKESTDLQRRIVGPTFDDARVCVGTHVHFERQNPADQLNALTAIDPAFALVNSSSYYRGERLIECARPYLYRRSCYERCPRQGQLWPYVDSVDEWERKLDDAYESFKSRALRRGVAAAEFEAAFDPYDAVWTPVRLRTAVPTVEWRSPDATLPSEILRLTDAVRAFVVDADQRGTTVVASDGTDDRQTNGRQLPAFETVESITDAAIRDGLSNARVRTYLRSLGFDPSAFEPLANQHTDARLTTRRAKRLRLDAARQLEADLTRARHRVPARSDD; encoded by the coding sequence ATGAACACAAGCCTCGAAGTAGAGTACTGGGTCGTCGACGGTGACGGCGACCTGGTGTCGTCCGATCCGTTGCTCGACGTCGCCGACTGGATCGTCCCGGAATTCGTCGAGCCGGTGATCGAGATCAAAACGTCGCCCTGTTCGTCGATGGCCGAGCTACGCGCGGAGTTTCTCGATCGAATCGAGACCGTCGTCGACGCCGCCCGCGATCGGGGGCGTCGACTCGTCCCGCTGGCGACGCCGCTTTCGGCCCCTCCCGCAGAGATACCGTATCGCGAGAAGGAATCTACCGACCTCCAGCGCCGGATCGTCGGCCCGACGTTCGACGACGCGCGCGTTTGCGTCGGCACGCACGTCCACTTCGAACGGCAGAATCCGGCCGATCAACTGAACGCGCTGACCGCGATCGACCCCGCGTTCGCGCTCGTAAACAGCTCGTCGTACTACCGCGGCGAGCGACTGATCGAGTGCGCCAGGCCCTACCTCTACCGGCGCTCGTGCTACGAGCGCTGTCCCCGGCAGGGTCAACTCTGGCCCTACGTCGACAGCGTCGACGAGTGGGAGCGCAAACTCGACGACGCCTACGAGTCGTTCAAATCGCGAGCGCTCCGTCGCGGCGTCGCCGCCGCCGAGTTCGAGGCGGCGTTCGATCCCTACGACGCGGTCTGGACCCCGGTCCGATTGCGAACGGCCGTGCCGACCGTCGAGTGGCGCTCGCCCGATGCGACGCTGCCGAGCGAAATACTTCGGCTCACCGACGCCGTCCGCGCATTCGTAGTCGACGCCGACCAACGCGGAACCACCGTCGTCGCGTCGGACGGGACCGACGACCGGCAGACGAACGGACGGCAGCTTCCCGCCTTCGAGACCGTCGAATCGATCACCGACGCGGCGATTCGCGACGGGCTGTCGAACGCGCGAGTTCGCACGTACCTGCGGTCGCTCGGATTCGATCCGTCGGCGTTCGAGCCGCTCGCGAACCAGCACACTGACGCCCGCCTCACGACGCGACGGGCGAAGCGGCTGCGACTCGACGCGGCGCGACAGCTCGAAGCCGATCTCACGCGTGCACGACATCGAGTGCCGGCCCGAAGCGACGACTAG
- a CDS encoding universal stress protein → MTFVVPFDGSDLSGAALARAGAFGRVLDEPVCAVSVIPVDNRDYARERGWLEPDENFDLQSIVSRLHEQVTARCPSADFNHSVVDRYAPQGSISLRLRRIAKDVDASMVFIGSENAGRLVSSMSSVGSGIAADDAYDVVIIRHPGPSKVATLRDR, encoded by the coding sequence ATGACGTTCGTCGTTCCGTTCGATGGCTCTGACCTCTCGGGAGCCGCGCTCGCCAGGGCTGGCGCGTTCGGCCGGGTCCTGGACGAACCCGTGTGTGCAGTGAGCGTAATTCCGGTCGACAACCGGGACTACGCCCGCGAACGTGGCTGGCTCGAACCCGACGAGAACTTCGATCTCCAGTCGATCGTCTCGCGTCTTCACGAACAGGTCACGGCGCGGTGTCCGAGTGCGGATTTCAACCACAGTGTCGTCGACCGGTACGCGCCACAGGGCTCGATCTCGCTTCGCCTTCGCCGGATCGCGAAAGACGTCGACGCGTCGATGGTGTTCATCGGGAGTGAGAACGCCGGTCGACTGGTCTCGTCGATGAGCAGCGTCGGCAGCGGCATTGCGGCCGACGACGCCTACGACGTCGTCATCATCCGACACCCCGGCCCGTCGAAGGTCGCCACCCTTCGAGATCGGTAA
- a CDS encoding aminopeptidase, with protein sequence MDPRIREHAAVIANHSVDLSEGDTVVIDAHPVAEDLVVALHEEIGEAGAKPLWTVKRAGKRAGRAHLRTADGEFETPEHELALIEETDVYIAIRAGPNATETSDVDPSVNTAYRKAYRPVTEERLGKRWCLTQFPAPANAQLAEMSTEAYENFVWDAVNKDWDAQREHQQQLVDILDPADEVRIVSGDETDVTMSIENNPALNDTGTHNLPGGEVFTAPIPDSVEGTVRFDMPLYQQGREVTDAYLEFEGGEVVSHEAAKNEAVLTEILDADDGARRLGELGIGMNRDIDRFTYNMLFDEKMGDTVHMAVGRAYDESIGEGNEANDSSVHVDMIVDMSDDSRIEVDGEVVQENGTFVFEE encoded by the coding sequence ATGGATCCGCGAATCCGCGAACACGCCGCAGTCATCGCGAATCACTCGGTCGATCTCTCCGAGGGCGACACGGTCGTCATCGACGCCCACCCCGTCGCCGAAGACCTCGTCGTCGCCCTCCACGAGGAGATCGGCGAGGCGGGAGCGAAACCGCTCTGGACGGTAAAACGCGCCGGAAAGCGGGCCGGACGAGCCCACCTCCGAACGGCCGACGGCGAGTTCGAGACGCCGGAGCACGAACTCGCGTTGATCGAAGAGACCGACGTCTACATCGCCATCCGGGCCGGGCCGAACGCCACTGAGACGAGCGACGTCGATCCGTCGGTCAACACCGCCTACCGCAAGGCCTACCGCCCGGTGACCGAAGAGCGCCTCGGCAAGCGATGGTGTCTCACCCAGTTCCCCGCGCCGGCAAACGCCCAGCTGGCCGAGATGAGCACCGAGGCCTACGAGAACTTCGTCTGGGACGCCGTCAACAAAGACTGGGACGCCCAGCGAGAACACCAGCAACAGCTGGTCGACATTCTCGACCCCGCCGACGAGGTTCGCATCGTCAGCGGCGACGAGACGGACGTCACGATGTCGATCGAGAACAACCCGGCGCTCAACGATACCGGCACGCACAACCTCCCAGGCGGCGAAGTCTTCACGGCGCCGATCCCCGACTCGGTCGAGGGGACGGTTCGCTTCGACATGCCGCTCTACCAGCAGGGTCGCGAGGTGACCGACGCCTACCTCGAGTTCGAGGGCGGCGAGGTCGTCTCTCACGAGGCCGCGAAGAACGAAGCGGTCCTCACCGAAATTCTCGACGCAGACGACGGCGCCCGTCGGCTGGGCGAACTCGGCATCGGGATGAACCGCGACATCGATCGCTTTACCTACAACATGCTCTTCGACGAGAAGATGGGCGACACCGTCCACATGGCCGTCGGCCGCGCCTACGACGAATCCATCGGCGAGGGCAACGAGGCCAACGACTCGTCGGTCCACGTCGACATGATCGTCGACATGAGCGACGACTCCCGAATCGAAGTCGACGGCGAGGTCGTCCAGGAAAACGGCACGTTCGTCTTCGAGGAGTAG
- a CDS encoding threonine aldolase family protein: MIDCRSDTVTRPDQTMREAAFAAEVGDDVYEEDPTVAELESRAADLVGKDAALFVPTGTMGNQVAAFVHTEPGQEVLTDRQSHVVKYELGGLAQHAGVQVRMLDADPRGVPAPEQVAAGYVEEDLHRPGTGLLCLENTHNARGGLAIEADAIAAAAQAAHERGVPVHLDGARVFNAATALDVPVTDLTDPVDSVMFCLSKGLGAPIGSILAGDEAFIERARRARKLFGGGMRQVGVVAGPGLAALDNVDELATDHDLAADLASGLDEIPGLDVEPPETNIVLVDVSETGLDVESFTDRLREHGVLVSPFGPTTVRVTAHRDLEPADVDAVVERVGSALG; encoded by the coding sequence ATGATCGACTGTCGGTCAGACACCGTCACCAGACCGGATCAGACGATGCGGGAAGCCGCTTTCGCCGCCGAAGTCGGCGACGACGTCTACGAAGAGGACCCGACCGTCGCCGAACTCGAATCCCGGGCGGCCGACCTCGTCGGGAAAGACGCCGCGCTGTTCGTCCCGACGGGGACGATGGGCAACCAGGTCGCGGCGTTCGTCCACACCGAACCGGGCCAGGAGGTCCTCACGGACAGACAGAGCCACGTCGTCAAGTACGAACTCGGCGGGCTCGCCCAGCACGCCGGCGTCCAGGTTCGGATGCTCGACGCCGACCCGCGTGGCGTCCCGGCGCCGGAACAGGTCGCCGCCGGATACGTCGAGGAGGACTTACACCGCCCGGGAACGGGACTGCTCTGTCTCGAAAACACGCACAACGCCCGCGGCGGACTCGCGATCGAGGCCGACGCGATCGCCGCGGCGGCGCAAGCGGCCCACGAGCGCGGCGTACCCGTTCACCTCGACGGCGCACGCGTGTTCAACGCCGCGACCGCCCTCGACGTTCCCGTCACCGATCTCACCGATCCGGTCGACTCCGTCATGTTCTGTCTCTCGAAGGGACTCGGCGCGCCGATCGGCTCGATCCTCGCCGGCGACGAGGCGTTCATCGAACGGGCGCGCCGGGCGAGAAAACTCTTCGGGGGCGGGATGCGCCAGGTCGGCGTCGTCGCCGGCCCGGGACTCGCCGCGCTCGATAACGTCGACGAGCTCGCGACAGACCACGACCTCGCCGCCGACCTCGCGTCGGGACTCGACGAGATTCCCGGTCTCGACGTCGAACCGCCGGAGACGAACATCGTCCTCGTCGACGTGAGCGAAACCGGTCTCGACGTCGAGTCGTTCACCGATCGACTGCGCGAACACGGCGTGCTCGTCTCGCCGTTCGGACCGACGACCGTCCGCGTGACGGCCCACCGCGACCTGGAGCCGGCGGACGTCGACGCCGTCGTCGAACGCGTCGGGTCGGCGCTGGGGTGA
- a CDS encoding metallophosphoesterase → MIAVFSDTHSTEGHELTGAALTAAREADTVVHAGDVKSEAALEAFQAVAGELYGVAGNVDEPGVSDRLPDERTVEADGIRLAVRHRPGSGQTALAMFGRERDADVVVFGHTHRPTLVETDDVVLLNPGSHAQPRGFRPGFATIERDGETMTIELLEPDGTTVESTEVRLDRDE, encoded by the coding sequence ATGATCGCCGTATTCTCGGACACGCACAGCACCGAGGGGCACGAACTCACCGGGGCGGCCCTGACGGCCGCTCGGGAGGCCGACACCGTCGTTCACGCCGGCGACGTCAAATCCGAGGCGGCGCTGGAAGCGTTCCAGGCTGTCGCCGGCGAACTGTACGGCGTCGCCGGCAACGTCGACGAGCCCGGCGTCTCGGATCGGCTCCCGGACGAACGGACCGTCGAGGCCGACGGGATCCGCCTCGCCGTCAGGCACCGACCGGGATCCGGCCAGACCGCTCTCGCGATGTTCGGTCGCGAACGCGACGCCGACGTCGTGGTCTTCGGTCACACTCATCGACCGACGCTCGTCGAGACCGACGACGTCGTCCTGCTCAACCCCGGCAGTCACGCTCAGCCGCGAGGCTTTCGGCCGGGCTTTGCGACGATCGAACGCGACGGCGAGACGATGACGATCGAACTCCTCGAACCGGACGGAACGACGGTCGAGTCGACCGAGGTGCGACTCGATCGGGACGAGTAA
- a CDS encoding ATP-dependent DNA helicase, with protein sequence MSETGDYTRFFPYAEPYDNQREAMDRIHNSLVRGQDVLFEGACGTGKTLSALVPALSVAREQGKTVVITTNVHQQMRQFVEEARAIVREESIRAVVFKGKGSMCHIDVGYEECQALRDATHDLVEIEREYDELERRQRQLLEESRDGDGSAAEARAAVMDELDRLEAELEAQRERNVCSYYRSNITDSAAADAFGRWLFDDVRSPEEIYEYAEERGLCGYELLKDAVEGVDLVVCNYHHLLDPGIREAFFRWLGRDPEDVIAVFDEAHNLEDAAREHASRECSERTFAAAIDELDDSDDPRAEPARNVIETFYDGLCETYEESFGGSAAHGAAGSASSRGPRARERVDTHWRDVAIANEDRRDDLTLAFLQSYTGQGIGDDLEAAIALGRELDAEYEEAYRNGERETRTECQTLRAATFVDAWMNEGVSAGVYPVLAVRRDEGTDEIYGRAELYSCLPRRVTGDLFDELSATILMSATLQPFDVTGTVLGMDDPITMAYGLDFPPENRRTYAVETPALFASDRDDPDVQDVVATTIANAVRMTPGNTLAFFPNYGEAARYAERVDPLVDSTVSLDEPGVSAEDLRREFVDGDDGLLCTSLWGTLAEGVSFDGEDARTVLVVGVPYPHLDDRAQAVQDAYDLAFDGTDTGWRYAVEIPTVRKTRQALGRVLRSPSDVGVRALLDRRYSKRAKSGLGTYSVNGTFPMGVRDEIIDIEPPKLTFAMRNFYADHDAYDGDPPDP encoded by the coding sequence GTGTCCGAAACGGGCGACTACACGCGGTTTTTCCCGTACGCCGAGCCCTACGACAACCAGCGCGAGGCGATGGACCGGATCCACAACTCGCTGGTCAGGGGCCAGGACGTGCTCTTCGAGGGCGCGTGCGGGACCGGAAAGACGCTTTCTGCGCTCGTCCCGGCGCTGTCGGTCGCCCGCGAGCAGGGAAAGACGGTCGTCATCACGACCAACGTCCACCAGCAGATGCGTCAGTTCGTCGAGGAAGCCCGTGCGATCGTCCGCGAGGAGTCGATCCGCGCGGTCGTGTTCAAGGGAAAGGGCTCGATGTGTCACATCGACGTCGGCTACGAGGAGTGTCAGGCGCTGCGAGATGCGACCCACGACCTCGTCGAGATCGAACGCGAGTACGACGAGCTAGAGCGACGCCAGCGCCAGCTGTTAGAAGAGAGCCGCGACGGCGACGGCTCGGCCGCCGAGGCGCGCGCGGCGGTGATGGACGAACTCGACCGGCTGGAGGCGGAACTCGAAGCGCAACGAGAACGCAACGTCTGTTCGTACTACCGGTCGAATATCACCGATTCGGCAGCCGCCGACGCCTTCGGCCGCTGGCTGTTCGACGACGTTCGCTCGCCCGAGGAGATCTACGAGTACGCCGAAGAGCGCGGACTCTGTGGCTACGAGCTGCTCAAGGACGCGGTCGAAGGGGTCGACCTCGTCGTCTGTAACTACCACCACCTGCTCGATCCGGGGATTCGCGAGGCCTTCTTCCGCTGGCTCGGTCGCGACCCCGAGGACGTCATCGCCGTGTTCGACGAGGCGCACAACTTAGAAGACGCCGCTCGCGAGCACGCCTCCCGCGAGTGCTCCGAGCGCACCTTCGCCGCCGCGATCGACGAACTCGACGACAGCGACGATCCACGCGCCGAACCGGCCCGAAACGTCATCGAGACGTTCTACGACGGGCTGTGTGAGACCTACGAGGAGTCGTTCGGGGGAAGCGCGGCCCACGGCGCCGCGGGAAGCGCGAGCAGCCGCGGGCCGCGAGCACGCGAACGCGTCGACACCCACTGGCGAGACGTGGCGATCGCGAACGAGGATCGGCGCGACGACCTCACGCTCGCGTTCTTGCAGTCCTACACGGGTCAGGGGATCGGCGACGACCTCGAGGCGGCGATCGCGCTCGGTCGCGAGCTAGACGCCGAGTACGAGGAGGCCTATCGAAACGGCGAGCGCGAGACGCGAACCGAGTGTCAGACGCTGCGGGCCGCGACGTTCGTCGACGCCTGGATGAACGAGGGGGTCTCGGCGGGCGTCTATCCGGTCCTCGCCGTCCGTCGCGACGAAGGAACCGACGAGATCTACGGCCGCGCGGAGCTGTACAGCTGTCTCCCGCGTCGGGTGACCGGCGACCTCTTCGACGAGCTCTCGGCGACGATCCTCATGAGCGCGACGCTCCAGCCGTTCGACGTGACCGGGACCGTCCTCGGGATGGACGATCCGATCACGATGGCCTACGGGCTCGATTTCCCCCCGGAAAACCGCCGGACGTACGCCGTCGAGACGCCCGCGCTCTTCGCGAGCGATCGGGACGATCCCGACGTTCAGGACGTCGTGGCGACGACGATCGCGAACGCGGTTCGGATGACCCCCGGAAACACGCTCGCCTTCTTCCCGAACTACGGCGAGGCCGCCCGGTACGCAGAGCGGGTCGACCCGCTGGTCGATTCGACCGTCTCTCTCGACGAACCGGGCGTCTCCGCCGAGGACCTTCGGCGGGAGTTCGTCGACGGCGACGACGGTCTGCTCTGTACCTCGCTGTGGGGAACGCTCGCCGAGGGCGTCAGTTTCGACGGCGAGGACGCCCGGACGGTGCTGGTCGTCGGCGTCCCGTACCCGCACTTGGACGACCGGGCCCAGGCGGTCCAGGACGCCTACGACCTCGCGTTCGACGGCACCGACACCGGCTGGCGCTATGCGGTCGAGATCCCGACGGTCAGAAAGACTCGCCAGGCGCTCGGGCGCGTGCTTCGCTCGCCGTCGGACGTCGGCGTTCGGGCGCTGCTCGACCGACGCTACTCGAAGCGGGCGAAATCGGGACTCGGCACCTACAGCGTCAACGGGACGTTTCCGATGGGTGTGCGAGACGAGATCATCGACATCGAACCGCCGAAGCTCACCTTCGCGATGCGAAATTTCTACGCCGATCACGACGCCTACGACGGCGACCCGCCGGACCCGTGA
- a CDS encoding 2'-5' RNA ligase family protein — MYSVNVPVPGRVSQLADRLYPALHGFDRVRETRSLLLKRLGDGDDVHALQRRTHRALDGTPAVEAAITGVDYFADPPVGSAPVVYLAVESPGLEAIHADLCSAFDPVDGLEGADYVPHVTLARGGNEAAARRLADREIDPIRFTVTELEFFDGRHRLPVSRISLPA; from the coding sequence GTGTACAGCGTCAACGTCCCCGTTCCCGGGCGCGTCAGCCAGCTCGCCGACCGGCTCTATCCGGCCCTCCACGGGTTCGACCGCGTCCGCGAGACCCGCTCGTTGCTACTCAAGCGACTCGGCGACGGCGACGACGTCCACGCCCTCCAGCGGCGCACCCACCGCGCACTCGACGGCACCCCCGCGGTCGAAGCGGCCATCACCGGCGTCGACTACTTCGCCGACCCGCCCGTCGGCTCAGCCCCCGTCGTCTACCTCGCCGTCGAGAGCCCCGGCCTGGAGGCGATCCACGCCGACCTCTGTTCGGCCTTCGATCCGGTCGACGGCCTTGAGGGTGCAGACTACGTACCGCACGTGACGCTCGCACGCGGCGGCAACGAGGCAGCCGCGCGACGCCTCGCCGACCGCGAGATCGACCCGATCCGGTTTACCGTGACCGAACTGGAGTTCTTCGACGGACGCCATCGCCTCCCGGTGAGTCGGATCTCGCTTCCGGCGTGA
- a CDS encoding DUF7554 family protein, translated as MTLDRGDLDVETLLKIVLVLIAVLLVIEIFSAVLGLIPGIIRTIVMLVIALLIVLWLLDSI; from the coding sequence ATGACACTCGATCGAGGCGACCTGGACGTCGAAACCCTGCTCAAGATCGTCCTGGTACTGATCGCAGTCTTGCTGGTCATCGAGATCTTCTCGGCGGTCCTCGGGCTGATCCCTGGTATCATTCGAACGATCGTGATGCTCGTGATCGCCCTGCTGATCGTCCTCTGGCTGCTCGACTCGATATAG
- a CDS encoding helix-turn-helix transcriptional regulator: protein MDRLSDWLMMAVWPTRTLRVVLCGMLIGALVVGVGSVGLVAGFTDEPSGHDSAAAVSGSAAATADEHDSNETAHLDGFDRIVTTFDVAENGTANVVVTYRYELDTNETDEEWETLREDIENRSTAYAAGEHERWNATLQAARNGTEREMSITPVTVAIGEVTTPRTYGTVTYTFSWSGFASVEPKWIGIGDALSQYTLDEGTTLWIRWPEAYELQEISPSPDHDRETGVGWDGEETDFIDGEPRVEVLERGEPVENESDDPDDRSLVPFVLAGLVLLGAAAAIVWWSRRDDQSAPSSEQPTRSAPTTPPPELLSNEERVLTLLADNGGRMKQQTIVAELGWTEAKTSQVVGELREAGDVEVFRLGRENVLALPEDDSADSG from the coding sequence ATGGACAGGCTGAGTGACTGGTTGATGATGGCCGTGTGGCCGACCCGCACGTTGCGGGTGGTGCTCTGTGGGATGTTGATCGGTGCGCTCGTGGTGGGCGTCGGTAGCGTCGGCCTCGTCGCGGGATTCACGGACGAACCATCGGGTCACGACTCGGCGGCGGCAGTTTCCGGTTCAGCCGCGGCGACGGCCGACGAACACGATTCGAACGAGACGGCCCACCTCGACGGGTTCGACCGCATCGTGACGACGTTCGACGTCGCCGAGAACGGAACGGCGAACGTCGTCGTCACCTACCGGTACGAACTCGACACCAACGAGACGGACGAGGAGTGGGAGACGCTTCGCGAGGACATCGAAAACCGATCGACGGCGTACGCGGCCGGCGAACACGAGCGGTGGAACGCGACGCTTCAGGCGGCACGGAACGGGACGGAGCGAGAGATGTCGATCACCCCCGTCACGGTCGCCATCGGCGAAGTGACGACGCCCAGAACGTACGGGACGGTCACCTACACTTTCTCCTGGTCCGGGTTCGCTTCGGTGGAGCCGAAGTGGATCGGGATCGGCGACGCGCTCTCGCAGTACACGCTCGACGAGGGGACGACGCTCTGGATTCGGTGGCCGGAGGCCTACGAACTCCAGGAGATCTCACCGTCGCCCGACCACGATCGCGAGACGGGCGTCGGCTGGGACGGCGAGGAGACCGACTTCATCGACGGTGAACCGCGGGTCGAGGTTCTCGAACGCGGTGAACCCGTCGAGAACGAGAGCGATGACCCGGACGATCGCTCTCTCGTTCCGTTCGTGCTCGCCGGCCTGGTACTTCTCGGGGCGGCCGCCGCGATCGTGTGGTGGAGTCGTCGCGACGACCAGTCGGCGCCATCGAGCGAGCAGCCCACCCGATCGGCCCCGACGACGCCACCGCCGGAATTGCTGAGCAACGAAGAGCGGGTGTTGACGCTGCTCGCCGACAACGGCGGGCGGATGAAACAGCAAACGATCGTCGCCGAACTCGGATGGACCGAGGCGAAGACGAGCCAGGTGGTCGGCGAGTTGCGAGAAGCGGGTGACGTCGAAGTGTTCCGACTCGGTCGCGAGAACGTGCTGGCCCTTCCGGAAGACGACTCCGCCGACAGCGGCTGA